The Allocatelliglobosispora scoriae genome contains a region encoding:
- the dnaB gene encoding replicative DNA helicase, with amino-acid sequence MPPAVYDGQPSPDRSPANFEKTPPQDVAAEQSVLGGMLLSKDAVADVVEILRTSDFYRPAHATIFDSILDLYGRGEPADAVTVAAALDAGGDLARVGGAPYLHTLLNSVPTAANASYYARIVGERAILRRLVEAGTKIVQLGYGSAAGTGRDVDDIVDLAQQAIYDVTERRVSEDFAVLSDLLQPTLDEIEAVGATGGVMSGIPTGFQDLDRLLNGLHPGQLIIVAGRPGLGKSTAGMDFARSASLKHNLASAIFSLEMSKVEIVTRLLSAEAKVPMHVLRSGQLSDDDWTKLARRMGEISEAPLFVDDTPNMNLMEIRAKARRLKQRHDLKLIVVDYLQLMTSPKRVESRQQEVADLSRGLKLLAKEVECPVIAVSQLNRGPEQRTDKRPMLSDLRESGSIEQDADVVILLHRDDYYDKESPRAGEADFIVAKHRNGPTDTITVAAQLHMSRFVDMAIS; translated from the coding sequence GTGCCCCCCGCTGTCTACGATGGTCAGCCCAGCCCGGATCGCTCCCCCGCCAACTTCGAGAAGACTCCCCCGCAGGATGTCGCGGCGGAGCAGAGCGTCCTGGGCGGCATGCTCCTGAGCAAGGACGCGGTCGCCGATGTCGTCGAGATCCTGCGCACGAGCGACTTCTACCGCCCCGCCCACGCGACGATCTTCGACTCGATCCTCGACCTCTACGGACGGGGCGAGCCCGCCGACGCGGTCACGGTCGCCGCAGCACTCGATGCGGGCGGTGACCTGGCCCGGGTCGGCGGCGCGCCCTACCTGCACACGCTGCTCAACTCCGTGCCCACCGCGGCCAACGCCTCCTACTACGCACGGATCGTCGGCGAGCGGGCCATCCTGCGGCGGCTCGTCGAGGCCGGCACGAAGATCGTCCAGCTGGGCTACGGCTCGGCGGCCGGCACGGGGCGCGACGTCGACGACATCGTCGACCTCGCGCAGCAGGCGATCTATGACGTGACCGAGCGCCGGGTCAGCGAGGATTTCGCGGTCCTCTCCGACCTGCTGCAGCCGACGCTCGACGAGATCGAGGCGGTGGGGGCGACCGGCGGCGTGATGTCCGGCATCCCGACCGGCTTCCAGGACCTGGACCGGCTCCTCAACGGCCTCCACCCGGGTCAGTTGATCATCGTTGCCGGCCGTCCCGGGTTGGGCAAGTCGACCGCCGGAATGGATTTCGCGCGAAGTGCGTCACTTAAGCATAATTTGGCCAGCGCCATCTTCTCGCTGGAAATGTCCAAGGTCGAGATCGTCACGCGGCTGCTGAGCGCGGAGGCAAAGGTGCCGATGCACGTGCTGCGCTCCGGCCAGCTCTCCGACGACGACTGGACCAAGCTCGCGCGGCGGATGGGCGAGATCAGCGAGGCGCCGCTCTTCGTCGATGACACGCCCAACATGAACCTCATGGAGATCCGGGCCAAGGCACGTCGGCTCAAGCAGCGGCACGATCTCAAGCTGATCGTCGTCGACTATCTCCAGCTCATGACCTCGCCGAAGCGCGTGGAGAGCCGCCAGCAGGAGGTCGCCGACCTCTCCCGTGGCCTCAAGCTCCTGGCCAAGGAGGTCGAGTGTCCCGTGATCGCGGTGAGTCAGCTGAACCGTGGTCCCGAGCAGCGGACGGACAAGCGACCCATGCTGTCCGACCTGCGTGAGAGTGGATCGATTGAGCAGGATGCCGATGTCGTCATCCTCTTGCACCGTGACGACTACTACGACAAGGAGTCGCCGCGCGCGGGCGAGGCGGACTTCATCGTCGCCAAGCACCGTAACGGTCCGACCGACACGATCACCGTCGCAGCCCAGCTCCACATGTCCCGCTTCGTCGACATGGCGATCAGCTAG
- a CDS encoding vWA domain-containing protein produces the protein MAPRRFTVLLAATMLAAVAGCGADSGYDSGPVNAPAGGKEGNQYSYDQPEQGIAPPAVSGETDASRDPQSTFALDVDTASYTYAARQISDGKWPDRAAVRPEEFVNAFDARYPQPRGDGFAVHVDGSAMPKTYRDPGESSDVRLLRIGLATRGEDAEGRKDAALTFVIDVSGSMSETGRLDLVQDALHTLVNELRPTDSVAIVAFNDKATTVREMTRVSDGEKLHTAIDALEAGGSTNLESGLVQGYRVARDGFRSGITNRVIILSDGLANVGNTKADPMLRKIREEADKEIALLGVGVGSQYGDSLMERLADKGDGFVVYVANRTQARDVFVHKLPATLSVRALDAKAQVTFDQASVEAYRLVGYEDRRIADSNFRNDRVDGGEVGPGHSVTALYIVRLRPEVAASARVAEVRVRWLDPRTRQASETYDSISAGDLRGSFDTADAHLRIAFVAAFFAEALKASKYGLTNLQDLAAIADRANQELNDRKVDELITTIDLAQGLRR, from the coding sequence ATGGCACCAAGACGCTTCACGGTCCTGCTAGCCGCGACCATGCTGGCTGCTGTTGCCGGCTGTGGCGCGGACAGCGGCTACGACTCCGGCCCCGTCAACGCGCCCGCTGGTGGCAAGGAAGGCAACCAGTACAGCTATGACCAGCCCGAACAGGGCATCGCACCGCCCGCGGTCAGCGGTGAGACCGATGCGAGCCGCGATCCACAGTCGACCTTCGCTCTCGACGTGGACACCGCCTCCTACACCTACGCCGCCCGCCAGATCTCCGATGGGAAGTGGCCGGACCGTGCGGCTGTCAGGCCCGAGGAGTTCGTCAACGCCTTCGACGCCCGTTATCCACAGCCCCGCGGCGACGGGTTCGCCGTGCATGTGGACGGCTCGGCGATGCCGAAGACGTACCGCGATCCCGGCGAGTCCAGTGACGTGCGACTGCTCCGGATCGGGCTCGCGACCAGGGGAGAGGACGCCGAGGGCCGCAAGGACGCGGCGCTCACCTTCGTCATCGACGTCTCCGGCTCGATGTCCGAGACCGGCCGCCTCGATCTCGTCCAGGACGCCCTGCACACTCTCGTCAACGAGCTCCGTCCGACGGACTCCGTCGCCATCGTCGCCTTCAACGACAAGGCCACGACGGTCCGGGAGATGACCAGGGTCTCCGACGGCGAGAAGCTACACACGGCGATCGACGCGCTCGAAGCCGGCGGCAGCACCAATCTGGAGAGCGGTCTCGTTCAGGGGTACCGGGTGGCGCGTGACGGCTTCCGCAGCGGCATCACCAACCGGGTCATCATCCTCTCGGACGGGCTCGCCAACGTGGGCAACACCAAGGCCGACCCGATGCTCCGCAAGATCCGCGAGGAGGCCGACAAGGAGATCGCGCTGCTCGGCGTCGGTGTCGGCAGCCAGTACGGGGACAGCCTGATGGAACGGCTCGCCGACAAGGGCGACGGCTTCGTGGTCTACGTCGCCAACCGGACCCAGGCCCGCGACGTCTTCGTCCACAAGCTGCCCGCGACCCTCTCCGTACGCGCCCTCGACGCCAAGGCACAGGTGACCTTCGACCAGGCGAGCGTGGAGGCGTACCGGCTGGTGGGGTATGAGGACCGGCGGATCGCGGACAGCAACTTCCGCAACGACCGGGTGGACGGCGGCGAGGTCGGGCCGGGCCACTCGGTGACCGCGCTCTACATCGTGCGGTTGCGTCCCGAGGTCGCCGCGTCGGCCCGCGTCGCCGAGGTCCGGGTGCGTTGGCTGGACCCGCGGACGCGGCAGGCGAGCGAGACCTACGACTCAATCTCGGCCGGTGACCTGCGCGGCAGCTTCGACACGGCCGATGCGCACCTGCGGATCGCCTTCGTCGCGGCGTTCTTCGCCGAGGCGCTGAAGGCGTCGAAGTACGGCCTGACCAACCTGCAGGATCTGGCGGCGATCGCGGACCGGGCCAACCAGGAGCTCAACGATCGCAAGGTCGACGAGCTGATCACCACGATCGACCTGGCACAGGGCCTGCGCCGCTGA
- the rplI gene encoding 50S ribosomal protein L9 produces the protein MKIILTHDVPNLGTPGEIVEVKDGYGRNYLLPQGLAIGWTKGAEKQVVAIKRARQAREVRDLGHANEIKAKLEGLKVTLTARAGTGGRLFGSITPTEVAEAVKLAGGPALDKRRLELPGHIKTLGGYQVAIKLHPDVTAKFNLNVVGSK, from the coding sequence ATGAAGATCATTCTGACTCACGACGTGCCGAACCTGGGCACCCCCGGCGAGATCGTCGAGGTCAAGGACGGCTACGGCCGTAACTACCTGCTCCCGCAGGGTCTGGCCATCGGCTGGACCAAGGGCGCCGAGAAGCAGGTCGTGGCGATCAAGCGGGCCCGCCAGGCCCGCGAGGTCCGCGACCTGGGCCACGCGAACGAGATCAAGGCCAAGCTCGAGGGCCTCAAGGTCACGCTCACCGCGCGCGCCGGCACCGGCGGTCGCCTCTTCGGTTCGATCACTCCGACCGAGGTCGCGGAAGCGGTCAAGCTGGCCGGCGGGCCGGCGCTGGACAAGCGCCGTCTCGAGCTGCCGGGTCACATCAAGACGCTTGGCGGCTACCAGGTCGCGATCAAGCTGCACCCCGATGTGACGGCGAAGTTCAACCTGAACGTCGTCGGCTCGAAGTAG
- the rpsR gene encoding 30S ribosomal protein S18 — protein MAKAAALRKPKKKVNPLDKDGVAYIDYKDTALLRKFISDRGKIRARRVTGVTTQQQRQIARAVKNAREMALLPYTSTGR, from the coding sequence ATGGCTAAGGCTGCCGCGCTTCGCAAGCCGAAGAAGAAGGTGAACCCCCTCGACAAGGACGGGGTCGCCTACATCGACTACAAGGACACCGCGCTGCTGCGCAAGTTCATCTCCGACCGCGGCAAGATCCGCGCGCGGCGGGTGACGGGTGTCACCACCCAGCAGCAGCGTCAGATCGCTCGCGCCGTCAAGAACGCGCGCGAGATGGCACTCCTGCCGTACACGAGCACCGGTCGCTGA
- a CDS encoding single-stranded DNA-binding protein: MAGETTITVIGNLTDDPELRFTPSGAAVAKFRIASTPRNLDKATGEWKDGEPLFLACSVWRQVAENVAESLQRGARVIVSGRLRQRSYETREGEKRTVYELEVDEIGPSLRYATAKVAKMSRSGGGGSGGGFGSGGGNSSGGGGGGFADDPWATATPAGGGGSGGSNFDDEPPF, encoded by the coding sequence ATGGCTGGAGAAACCACTATCACGGTCATCGGTAATTTGACCGATGACCCTGAGCTGCGCTTCACCCCGTCGGGTGCTGCCGTAGCCAAGTTCCGCATCGCTTCGACGCCGCGGAACCTGGACAAGGCCACCGGCGAATGGAAGGACGGCGAGCCGCTCTTCCTTGCCTGCTCGGTGTGGCGTCAGGTGGCGGAAAACGTCGCCGAGTCGCTGCAGCGAGGAGCTCGCGTCATCGTCTCCGGACGGCTGCGTCAGCGGTCGTATGAGACGCGTGAGGGCGAGAAGCGCACCGTCTACGAGTTGGAGGTCGACGAGATCGGCCCTTCGCTGCGCTATGCGACAGCGAAGGTGGCGAAGATGTCGCGTTCCGGCGGTGGCGGTTCAGGTGGCGGATTCGGCTCTGGCGGCGGTAACAGCTCCGGCGGTGGCGGCGGCGGTTTCGCCGACGACCCGTGGGCGACCGCTACTCCTGCCGGCGGCGGCGGTTCGGGTGGCAGCAACTTCGACGACGAGCCACCTTTCTAG
- the rpsF gene encoding 30S ribosomal protein S6, whose product MRHYEIMVILDPSLEERTVAPSLDTYLNVIRTSGGSVEKLDVWGRRRLSFEINKKAEGIYAVIDLQAEPAAVAELDRQLRLNESVLRTKVIRPEAH is encoded by the coding sequence TTGCGTCACTACGAAATCATGGTGATCCTCGACCCGTCTCTCGAGGAGCGCACCGTAGCCCCGTCTCTCGACACGTACCTCAACGTGATCCGGACGTCGGGTGGCTCAGTGGAGAAGCTGGACGTCTGGGGCCGTCGGCGCCTTTCGTTCGAGATCAACAAGAAGGCCGAGGGCATCTACGCCGTCATCGACCTGCAGGCCGAGCCTGCGGCCGTTGCCGAGCTGGACCGTCAGCTCCGACTCAACGAGTCGGTGCTGCGCACCAAGGTCATCCGTCCGGAAGCCCACTAG